The Paramisgurnus dabryanus chromosome 6, PD_genome_1.1, whole genome shotgun sequence genome has a window encoding:
- the nr2f6a gene encoding nuclear receptor subfamily 2 group F member 6a isoform X1 yields MAMVRGGWGDPNGDTNGLGEKGYLRGDEEDGSPQGGGSDMEAGDEDKGCVVDCVVCGDKSSGKHYGVFTCEGCKSFFKRSVRRNLNYTCRSNRDCQIDQHHRNQCQYCRLKKCFRVGMRKEAVQRGRIPPSHSSLSPSTTPVGGNAGSGVTEFYNGQQVSELISQLLRAEPYPNSRYTHQYNQQMQSGSGGSSMGIDSICELAARLLFSIIEWARNIPYFPELPVSEQVALLRLSWSELFILNAAQSALPLHMAPLLAAAGFHSSPMSAERVVSFMDQVRVFQDQVEKLTRLQVDSAEYSCLKAIALFSPDACGLTDPAHVESLQEKAQVALTEYERMQYPGQPQRFGRLLLRLPALRAVPANLISQLFFMRLVGKTPIETLIRDMQLSGSSISWPYAPGQ; encoded by the exons ATGGCCATGGTGAGAGGGGGCTGGGGAGATCCCAATGGTGATACTAATGGACTTGGAGAGAAGGGTTACCTGAGGGGAGATGAAGAAGATGGGTCACCGCAAGGAGGTGGCAGCGACATGGAGGCTGGGGACGAAGATAAAGGGTGCGTGGTGGACTGTGTGGTCTGTGGTGACAAATCCAGTGGAAAACACTATGGCGTGTTTACCTGCGAGGGCTGCAAAAGTTTCTTCAAGAGGAGTGTCCGACGAAACCTCAATTACACCTGCAG ATCAAACCGAGACTGCCAGATTGACCAACATCACCGCAACCAGTGTCAATACTGCCGTTTAAAGAAGTGTTTTAGAGTGGGAATGCGCAAAGAAG CAGTTCAGCGTGGACGCATCCCACCTTCGCATTCCAGTCTTAGCCCATCCACGACTCCAGTTGGCGGTAACGCCGGAAGCGGTGTGACTGAGTTCTACAATGGGCAGCAGGTCTCTGAACTCATCTCCCAGCTCCTGCGGGCAGAGCCCTACCCCAACAGCCGCTATACCCATCAATACAACCAGCAGATGCAGAGTGGCAGCGGCGGATCCTCCATGGGCATCGACAGCATCTGCGAGCTGGCCGCCAGACTTCTTTTCAGCATCATCGAATGGGCCAGAAACATTCCTTATTTCCCCGAGCTGCCTGTGTCGGAGCAGGTGGCCCTGCTGAGGCTCAGCTGGAGCGAACTGTTTATTCTAAACGCGGCCCAGTCTGCCCTGCCGCTGCACATGGCCCCGCTGCTCGCCGCCGCCGGCTTTCACTCCTCTCCTATGTCAGCCGAGAGGGTGGTGTCCTTCATGGACCAGGTGCGTGTCTTCCAGGACCAAGTGGAGAAGCTGACCCGTCTGCAGGTGGATTCAGCCGAGTACAGCTGTCTCAAGGCCATAGCTCTCTTTTCACCAG ATGCTTGTGGCCTGACAGACCCAGCTCACGTCGAAAGCCTGCAGGAAAAAGCTCAGGTGGCCCTGACAGAGTATGAGCGAATGCAGTACCCCGGACAACCCCAGCGCTTTGGACGGCTGCTACTACGACTGCCCGCTCTGAGAGCGGTGCCCGCCAACCTAATCTCTCAGCTTTTCTTCATGAGGCTTGTAGGAAAAACGCCCATCGAGACACTCATCCGTGACATGCAGCTCTCCGGCAGCTCCATCAGTTGGCCGTACGCTCCAGGACAATAA
- the nr2f6a gene encoding nuclear receptor subfamily 2 group F member 6a isoform X2, which produces MAMVRGGWGDPNGDTNGLGEKGYLRGDEEDGSPQGGGSDMEAGDEDKGCVVDCVVCGDKSSGKHYGVFTCEGCKSFFKRSVRRNLNYTCRSNRDCQIDQHHRNQCQYCRLKKCFRVGMRKEVQRGRIPPSHSSLSPSTTPVGGNAGSGVTEFYNGQQVSELISQLLRAEPYPNSRYTHQYNQQMQSGSGGSSMGIDSICELAARLLFSIIEWARNIPYFPELPVSEQVALLRLSWSELFILNAAQSALPLHMAPLLAAAGFHSSPMSAERVVSFMDQVRVFQDQVEKLTRLQVDSAEYSCLKAIALFSPDACGLTDPAHVESLQEKAQVALTEYERMQYPGQPQRFGRLLLRLPALRAVPANLISQLFFMRLVGKTPIETLIRDMQLSGSSISWPYAPGQ; this is translated from the exons ATGGCCATGGTGAGAGGGGGCTGGGGAGATCCCAATGGTGATACTAATGGACTTGGAGAGAAGGGTTACCTGAGGGGAGATGAAGAAGATGGGTCACCGCAAGGAGGTGGCAGCGACATGGAGGCTGGGGACGAAGATAAAGGGTGCGTGGTGGACTGTGTGGTCTGTGGTGACAAATCCAGTGGAAAACACTATGGCGTGTTTACCTGCGAGGGCTGCAAAAGTTTCTTCAAGAGGAGTGTCCGACGAAACCTCAATTACACCTGCAG ATCAAACCGAGACTGCCAGATTGACCAACATCACCGCAACCAGTGTCAATACTGCCGTTTAAAGAAGTGTTTTAGAGTGGGAATGCGCAAAGAAG TTCAGCGTGGACGCATCCCACCTTCGCATTCCAGTCTTAGCCCATCCACGACTCCAGTTGGCGGTAACGCCGGAAGCGGTGTGACTGAGTTCTACAATGGGCAGCAGGTCTCTGAACTCATCTCCCAGCTCCTGCGGGCAGAGCCCTACCCCAACAGCCGCTATACCCATCAATACAACCAGCAGATGCAGAGTGGCAGCGGCGGATCCTCCATGGGCATCGACAGCATCTGCGAGCTGGCCGCCAGACTTCTTTTCAGCATCATCGAATGGGCCAGAAACATTCCTTATTTCCCCGAGCTGCCTGTGTCGGAGCAGGTGGCCCTGCTGAGGCTCAGCTGGAGCGAACTGTTTATTCTAAACGCGGCCCAGTCTGCCCTGCCGCTGCACATGGCCCCGCTGCTCGCCGCCGCCGGCTTTCACTCCTCTCCTATGTCAGCCGAGAGGGTGGTGTCCTTCATGGACCAGGTGCGTGTCTTCCAGGACCAAGTGGAGAAGCTGACCCGTCTGCAGGTGGATTCAGCCGAGTACAGCTGTCTCAAGGCCATAGCTCTCTTTTCACCAG ATGCTTGTGGCCTGACAGACCCAGCTCACGTCGAAAGCCTGCAGGAAAAAGCTCAGGTGGCCCTGACAGAGTATGAGCGAATGCAGTACCCCGGACAACCCCAGCGCTTTGGACGGCTGCTACTACGACTGCCCGCTCTGAGAGCGGTGCCCGCCAACCTAATCTCTCAGCTTTTCTTCATGAGGCTTGTAGGAAAAACGCCCATCGAGACACTCATCCGTGACATGCAGCTCTCCGGCAGCTCCATCAGTTGGCCGTACGCTCCAGGACAATAA
- the LOC135766819 gene encoding LOW QUALITY PROTEIN: uncharacterized protein (The sequence of the model RefSeq protein was modified relative to this genomic sequence to represent the inferred CDS: substituted 1 base at 1 genomic stop codon): MMDQSRSQRSCGDVSSLQSEDVNRSHGEGPLCKIQSDDSFEDLSYSPYIPNSFSAKEETEKSKKSVLMKPWAGLFTRWKKTDSESHSSCSGEIKILPNGTRCSPPVTPLPYRKHWDAQNAVPGDIKPNSPPDSTGQMYNTLAESELTSIHPAEYYAEKLEVYKLKYSYLKSWPGLLRLLAGLELLFGAMVFACVCAYVQRDSEWSNLYNPVGNMQGYNRPMTPLVLVVVGFAWILTIILLVLGLTMYYRTILLDSKWWPLTEAIMNLVIFLLYMTAGIVYVNDLNRGGLCFMTIGINPILSNLCRVEGGQMAGTAFIFINMIMYLISFMVCLRMWRHEAARRQREAMTSKENCQLQHKTLEFTSNMGSSSTRSKKILFKDEMDQSFLMESKEPHTSKRAEVPEILTGAIPIGHIPKPKVIADYIIKYPEIHSVEDREQYKAVFNDQYQEYKELHMEITATLMKFQELDNTMSQLLNNPAEHRRIKDLLKVYKGKRNDPYFLEKKERCEYLKAKLSHIKMRIRIYDQYFMTNDRNYXTAQQYDSPPQYSPHYVAPSNMYTSRSFYSQRSEYGLYSSVPDGPHVEGSLQHFYRWFSPPGIVKTMEGLTALLCFVIFACVASTLVWDMHGYEGSLGAYPGGTGGFGAGVGIGTGYYGGAYGYQSSYMTPYSAKSAMISMAAINFIASLAILVVSFSKVWCVRGKTFYLTVLVVDVVLAVLQGIIDIIFVIGVNPTAQSSQSILYNPILMMCQTSLGTPSISAGAGTGFPGAYPSFNRYLYHYCFMDPEEAVALVCGLFVMIALVIAAYFAYKTRSKIWRHGKTNIYWEEPPILGTVRSQNSQDWRSTQYTPTVVLSEKATPNLKAENSFTSYTEGTVSVYSEGTYKINVCSENTNKSFPEPLYQNQWMSSSPVEEYDDLSSSGHKPDTYDVQDVHCETGYTTGGESSAIELDTHQLEDSYSEITTDEQRRQYKDQFDTTLTVYKNLCAALDDISDQMNKLSRELDTLHEESTKFQAVAEEYNRLKDLKRSPEYQTKKIQCKKLRQELFHIKQLVRKYDKGPPRRKNVADHQDFFV; the protein is encoded by the exons ATGATGGACCAGAGTAGATCACAGAGAAGTTGTGGTGATGTCTCATCTTTACAAAGTGAAGATGTTAACAGATCACATGGCGAGGGACCTCTTTGTAAAATTCAATCTGATGATAGCTTTGAGGACTTGAGCTACTCTCCTTATATACCAAATAGTTTTTCAGCCAAGGAGGAAACTGAGAAGTCAAAGAAAAGTGTCTTAATGAAACCTTGGGCTGGTCTCTTTACGAGATGGAAGAAGACTGATTCTGAATCACATTCCTCCTGTTCAGGGGAGATTAAAATACTACCCAACGGGACAAGGTGTAGTCCACCTGTTACTCCTTTGCCATACAGAAAACACTGGGATGCTCAGAATGCAGTTCCTGGAGATATCAAGCCAAATTCCCCTCCTGATTCAACAGGACAAATGTATAACACCCTTGCTGAATCTGAACTGACCAGTATCCACCCAGCCGAGTATTATGCTGAGAAACTAGAGGTGTACAAGTTAAAATACTCTTACCTAAAGTCTTGGCCTGGTCTTTTAAGACTGCTCGCTGGCCTTGAACTTCTTTTTGGTGCGATGGTTTTTGCTTGCGTATGTGCTTATGTTCAGAGAGACAGTGAGTGGTCAAATCTTTACAACCCAGTGGGTAATATGCAAGGATACAATAGACCCATGACACCTTTGGTGTTGGTAGTAGTTGGATTTGCATGGATATTGACTATCATTCTTCTAGTTTTAGGGCTGACGATGTATTACCGAACTATCTTGCTTGATTCCAAATGGTGGCCTCTTACAGAGGCCATAATGAATCTGGTCATTTTTCTGTTGTACATGACAGCTGGTATTGTTTATGTGAACGATCTCAATCGTGGTGGACTTTGCTTCATGACCATCGGGATCAACCCCATCCTTTCTAACCTCTGTCGCGTAGAGGGCGGTCAGATGGCTGGAACTGCGTTTATATTCATTAACATGATCATGTACCTTATAAGCTTTATGGTATGTCTCAGAATGTGGAGGCACGAAGCTGCTCGTCGACAGAGAGAGGCTATGACAAGCAAGGAaaactgccag TTGCAGCACAAGACTCTGGAATTCACATCCAATATGGGCAGTTCCTCGACTAGATCCaagaaaattttatttaaagatgaaaTGGACCAAAGCTTTCTGATGGAGAGCAAGGAGCCACATACCTCAAAGAGAGCCGAAGTACCAGAGATTTTAACCGGAGCTATTCCAATAGGACACATCCCTAAACCCAAAGTCATCGCTGATTATATCAT aaaGTATCCTGAAATCCATTCAGTAGAGGACAGAGAGCAATACAAAGCGGTCTTTAATGACCAATACCAGGAATACAAAGAACTACACATGGAGATCACAGCCACTTTAATGAAGTTTCAAGAGTTAGACAACACAATGAGCCAACTCCTCAATAACCCTGCG GAGCATAGGAGGATCAAAGATTTGTTGAAAGTTTATAAAGGAAAAAGGAAT GATCCATACTTCCTGGAGAAAAAGGAACGGTGTGAATATTTGAAAGCAAAACTAAGTCACATCAAGATGAGGATCCGTATTTACGACCAGTATTTCATGACAAATGATAGAAATTACTAAAC CGCCCAGCAGTATGACAGCCCACCTCAATACAGCCCACACTACGTTGCCCCATCAAACATGTACACATCCAGAAGTTTCTACTCTCAAAGGAGCGAATATGGCTTGTACTCTTCAGTGCCTGATGGTCCTCATGTGGAGGGAAGCCTTCAGCATTTCTACAGATGGTTCTCACCACCTGGCATCGTGAAGACTATGGAGGGATTGACCGCATTGCTCTGTTTCGTTATTTTCGCCTGCGTCGCTTCCACTCTGGTTTGGGATATGCATGGCTACGAAGGCAGCCTTGGGGCTTACCCTGGTGGAACTGGGGGCTTTGGGGCGGGCGTTGGCATCGGGACGGGGTACTACGGAGGAGCCTACGGCTATCAGAGCTCCTATATGACACCATACTCCGCAAAATCAGCCATGATCTCAATGGCAGCCATTAATTTCATCGCGTCTTTAGCCATCCTAGTGGTCAGTTTCTCTAAGGTATGGTGCGTGCGTGGGAAAACGTTTTATCTGACAGTTTTGGTGGTGGATGTGGTTTTGGCTGTTCTTCAGGGTATTATAGACATCATATTCGTGATAGGGGTCAACCCCACAGCGCAAagttcacaaagcattttatacAATCCCATCCTGATGATGTGTCAGACTTCATTAGGGACACCCAGTATCAGTGCTGGAGCAGGCACAGGTTTCCCCGGTGCATACCCTTCATTTAATCGATATCTGTATCATTACTGCTTTATGGATCCTGAAGAG GCTGTTGCACTCGTCTGTGGGCTGTTTGTCATGATTGCTCTTGTAATTGCTGCCTATTTTGCCTATAAGACTCGAAGCAAAATATGGCGTCATGGTAAAACTAATATCTACTGGGAGGAGCCACCTATCCTCGGAACAGTCAGGAGCCAGAATTCACAAGACTGG AGAAGCACTCAATACACCCCCACTGTGGTTTTATCGGAGAAGGCTACCCCTAATCTGAAAGCAGAGAACAGCTTCACCTCGTACACTGAAGGAACAGTGAGCGTCTACAGCGAGGGAACGTATAAAATCAATGT ATGTTCTGAGAACACGAACAAATCCTTCCCAGAACCGTTGTACCAGAATCAGTGGATGAGCTCCAGTCCTGTAGAGGAATATGATGACCTGAGCTCCTCAGGGCATAAGCCGGACACTTATGATGTTCAGGATGTTCACTGTGAGACAGGTTACACAACTGGAGGAGAATCATCAGCTATTGAATTAGACACACACCAGTTGGAGGA CTCTTATTCAGAGATAACAACAGATGAACAGCGCAGACAGTACAAGGACCAATTTGACACAACCCTCACTGTGTACAAGAATCTCTGTGCAGCGTTGGATGATATCAGTGATCAAATGAATAAACTCAGTCGAGAGCTGGACACCCTTCATGAGGAATCCACTAAGTTTCAG GCTGTGGCTGAGGAATATAATCGACTTAAGGATCTGAAACGG tctCCAGAATACCAGACTAAGAAGATTCAATGTAAGAAACTGAGGCAAGAACTATTTCACATTAAGCAATTAGTCAGAAAATATGACAAAGGCCCTCCAAGGAGAAAGAATGTTGCTGATCATCAGGATTTCTTTGTGTAA